One genomic window of Fusarium fujikuroi IMI 58289 draft genome, chromosome FFUJ_chr01 includes the following:
- a CDS encoding related to peroxiredoxin 5, mitochondrial precursor translates to MSFRAPIRRIALARPALAARGFHSTPRAFVRVGQEIPNLDVLLEDSPGNKVNLAEEFQSANGYIVGVPAAFSGTCSSKHIPSYINHPKLKQAGQVFVVSVNDPFVMKAWSEQLDPAKQTGIRFLGDPTGEFTKALDLGFEAYEVFGGMRGKRYALKVEDGKVSKAHVEPDNTGSAVSMAEQVLD, encoded by the exons ATGTCCTTCAGAGCTCCTATCCGACGTATTGCCCTCGCCAGGCCTGCTTTGGCTGCGCGGGGTTTTCACTCGACCCCTCGTGCTTTTGTCCGCGTTGGCCAAGAGATTCCTAACCTTGACGTCCTTCTGGAGGACTCGCCCGGCAACAAGGTCAATCTCGCGGAGGAGTTCCAGTCAGCCAATGGCTACATCGTCGGCGTTCCTGCTGCCTTCTCTGGAACGTGCTCCAGCAAGCACATCCCCTCTTACATCAACCaccccaagctcaagcaggCTGGCCAGGTCTTTGTTGTATCTGTTAATGATCCCTTTGT CATGAAAGCTTGGAGCGAGCAGCTTGACCCCGCCAAGCAGACTGGT ATTCGGTTCCTTGGTGACCCTACTGGTGAGTTCACTAAGGCCCTAGACCTCGGCTTCGAGGCCTACGAGGTCTTTGGTGGCATGCGTGGAAAGCGATATGCcctcaaggttgaggatggcaaggtCAGCAAGGCGCACGTGGAGCCTGACAATACTGGAAGCGCTG TCTCCATGGCGGAGCAAGTGCTCGACTAG